In the Polyodon spathula isolate WHYD16114869_AA chromosome 44, ASM1765450v1, whole genome shotgun sequence genome, CTATCTTCTCCATCGGGGGCATGCTGTCTTCCTTCAGCGTGGGCGTGGTCTCAGAGTGGCTCGGCAGGTCagtcccctcccctcccctctctgacACACACTCTGAATCGAAGACACCTCTAATCTAACTGTAATCTATTTGGTCTCCGCAGGAAGAAAGCCATGTTGATAAATAACCTCTTGGCTTTCATTGGTGGAGCACTGATGGGCATGTCCAAGCTGGGCCAATCATACGAGATGATGATCCTGGGACGCTTTTTCATTGGCGCATACTCAGGTCTGGAAACGCCTCCCACTTTTCATTTTGGTTCTATTCTGACAAAGAGGGAAGTGCGCCCCCTACTGACCCTTAACTGACATTAcagcatctatttatttatttatatgctagaatacaatatgaactaggatgcaaccaGTTAGGATCACAAcgagttatatctacagtgacagattagcagtgcaatagtgcaaggactGTGCATTAGCTATCTGTATGCAAGGACAGTGTGTTAGCTTTCTTTATGCAAGGACAGTGCTCTAGTCTTTCTTCTCACAATGCAGTgcttgtattgcagtgtgtgaCGCTCCCCTCCATTGCAATCTCTTTCTCAAGCTGTTCTTCCTCCACAGGTCTGGCCTCCGGCTTGGTGCCGATGTATGTAGGGGAGATTTCTCCGACCAGTTTGAGAGGGGCGCTGGGAACGCTGCACCAGTTAGCCCTTGTGACGGGAATACTGGTGGCGCAGGTACGAGGGGTTACATTGCGGTCCCCGCAAAGCGAGGGCAGCCTTTGCTGTTGTGGATGATAATGATAAGCAGGAGCCTTATATGATCTTCCCcagagtaaaagcacagcacagtacaatagagcacagagatgtctggtaaagcatagggaagcattgtaaagcacagagaggtgtggtaaagcatagggaagcattgtaaagcacagagggatctggtaaagcatagggaagcattgtaaagcacagagaggtctgataaagcatagggaagcattgtaaagcacagagaggtctggtaaagcatagggaagcattgtaaagcacagagaggtctggtaaagcatagggaagcattgtaaagcacagagaggtctggtaaagcaaagagaagcattgtaaagcacagagaggtctggtaaagcacagggaagcattgtaaagcacagagagttgtGTTACCCAGCCTGTGTGTTGTCTGTGTTATCCAGCCTGTGCTGACGCTGTCTATCCCATCCCCAGATCTTTGGGCTGGAGGGGATTCTGGGTACAGAGGAGCTGTGGCCGGTCCTCGTCGGGCTGACAGTTCTCCCCACCGTCCTGCAGATGGTGCTGCTTCCGTTCTGCCCCGAGAGTCCACGCTATCTCTACATCATCCGCGGAGAGGAGCAGCACGCCAAGAGATGTGAGCGACCACTGGGAACATttacccaaaaaaaaaagacttttgaaTGGGGCACTAACGAGGGGCGAGCCTGGGTGACCTCGTTCCCAAACCTTTCTTATGTCCCCCCCAGGTCTGAAGAGGTTGACCGGCAGGCAGGATGTCAGCGAGTTCCTGTTGGAGATGAAGGAAGAGAAGAGGAGGATGGAGATGGAGCGCAAGGTGTCCGTCACTGAGCTCTTCCGCTCCCCCGCCTACAGGCAGCCTGTGATCATAGCTGTGGTGCTGCAGCTCTCCCAGCAGCTCTCCGGGGTCAACGCTGTGAGTCTGTCCCTCCTACTGTCTCCCGGTCCCTCCCAGTGTCTCCCGGTCCCTCCCACTGTCTCCCGGTCTCTCCCACTGTCTCCCgatccctcccagtcactcccaCTGTTTCCATCTTCACAGCTGCTCCATTAGATGCATCTCTATTAAGGGAATCTCACACTGGACCTGCACCCACTTACAGAACTGCATACTGGTGGTTCAGCGGTTAACCgagaggttcccagttcaatcccagctcaccactgactcactgtgcatgtgtgtgtgtgtgtgtgtgtgtgtgtgtgtgtgtgtgtgtgtgtgtgtgtgtgtgtgtgtgtgcgtgcgtgaccctgagcaagtcacttcacctccttgtgctccgtcctttggacgagacataaaacaaacaaggtcctattggaagagactctgtagcagcagcagcagttgttgatgatgcagagttcaccccccctagtctctggaagttgctctggataaaagcctCCGCTGATTGACTCACTCATACTGTTTTAACCCTCAGATCTTTTACTATTCTACAAGTATCTTTGAGAAGGCAGGGGTGGAGAGTCCAGTCTACGCTACAATCGGGGCAGGGGCGGTCAATACAGCGTTCACAGTGGTGTCGGTAAGGAAATCAACGAGGAACAATTGAATGCTGAACATCACACTCATCACGGAAGAGGTCAAAGTTGATATTGTGTTGCTTTGACTGCGAGTTcatgagctgctcttcagttttatcTGCCTGACGTAGATCTGTGTAGCACAGGCTGGATCAATTTACCGAAGTAAGAGCCTGGGCcacttcatcaagtttcattttgttttgctggcagtacCCTAGCTGTGCACTAGGTGGCGCTCACTAATATAAAGTTTGGCTGATCCAGCCTGTGACGCATGCATGAAGATTAATTCAGAGGTTGTAGATCCCTTTAAATTAATACCctgtctttctaaacaagggatttaggggagctccctgatacaagctgaatctcaaagcAAGAATTGTGTGGATATAGTtgtgtataatactgtataaaacacaacGTTTGCAAACATGATTCACAGTTAAAAAAACccaacagaaactaaaaaaaaaaaaaaaaaaacttttaaaatcgaCCAATCGCGCTCGTTTCTATATCTCCCGCCCCTCACctgattattttcttttctcGTCCAATCACAGCTGTTCCTGGTGGAGAGGACGGGCCGCCGGACGCTACACATGCTGGGACTGGCTGGAATGGCAGCCTGTGCCGTCGTCATGACCGTCGCCCTCGCCCTATTGGTCAGtcaaaaaagattacaaagaagCTTCAATCTATTTGTGAAGGGCTGTGTAACACCTGCCTGAcagcttttaaaatcttttttccccccaaaagtctgttattattattattattattattattattattgctgctgctgcacccagttggggttcagagctcccctcaattctattattattaatattgcaatgatcaggagccaggagtttgagcagggttacaaactcacactggccctgctgctgctgcacccattcctggggctcagagctcccctcaatgaagtctgttattattattaatatt is a window encoding:
- the LOC121305717 gene encoding solute carrier family 2, facilitated glucose transporter member 4-like — protein: MLSSFSVGVVSEWLGRKKAMLINNLLAFIGGALMGMSKLGQSYEMMILGRFFIGAYSGLASGLVPMYVGEISPTSLRGALGTLHQLALVTGILVAQIFGLEGILGTEELWPVLVGLTVLPTVLQMVLLPFCPESPRYLYIIRGEEQHAKRCLKRLTGRQDVSEFLLEMKEEKRRMEMERKVSVTELFRSPAYRQPVIIAVVLQLSQQLSGVNAIFYYSTSIFEKAGVESPVYATIGAGAVNTAFTVVSLFLVERTGRRTLHMLGLAGMAACAVVMTVALALLERVPWMSYVSMLAIFGFVAFFEVGPGPIPWFIVAELFSQGPRPAAMSVAGLSNWTANFVIGMGFQYIAEACGPYVFLIFAALLFFFLTFTYFKVPETRGKTFDQISSGFRCRPASLLDMEEKPSTEMECLGEGSLS